The genomic stretch AGTAATTGATAAGTTTAAAAATATAAGGAGTGATTTGGAAAGATTAAAGATTGCCTATCAAATTGCTGAAACCGCAGATAATTTAATCAGTGGTCAAGAAAAAGACGAAAAGATTTGGAATTTATTAAATGAAGTATTTGATAAGTTGGAGAACTATGAATTAAGAATTAAGAATTATGGATTGATTTATTTGTATTTTATTTGGAACTTGCTTTCAATTTTGGGGTATCAGATTGACCTTTATAATTGCGCTGTTTGTCAGAAAAAATTAGTTCCTCAAAAACTTTACTTTAACCCGGAAGAAGGAGGGACAATTGATTTGGAATGTTTTAAAAAGATAGAAAAAGGAGAGGAGGTTTCTCCAGAGTTAGTGAAGATATTACGGCTTTTACTAAAAAAGGATTGGAACATTTTATCAAGATTAAAAATTCAAGATTTACATAAAAAAGAATTAGAAAATATTTCTGAAAATTATATTTCTTTTTACAAACAAGGAGCTTAGTTTCTTAAGGGAATAATGATATAATAAAAATATGAAGCAGAGATCATTCACTCTAATTGAAGTTTTAGTAGTTGTTGCTATAATAGGTTTTTTAGCCAGTATTACTTTAGTATCTATAAAAGAAGCAAGAGAAAGGGCCAGAGTTGCTGTAGGTCTTAATTTTGCTGCCCAAGTCCATCACGCTCTCGGTGCTTATGCAGTAGGTATTTGGGATTTTAATGAAGGCAGCGACGGAACCGCAAAAGACACCAGCGGCAATGGAAATGATGGAACAATTGTTGGTGCCAGCTGGACCGGAGATACCCCAAGCGGAAAAGGTTATGCTTTGGAGTTTAATGGAAGCACTGATTATGTTAATTGCGGGAATGACCCTTCTATTGATATTACACACCCAATTACAATCAGTGCTTGGGTTTATCCAAAAGGATTCGGTGCTTATAACACAATCGTTGGAAAAAGAGATAATAGCGCTGCCACTAACTATGCATTGAGAATAAATAATAACACTGTTTTGTCTTACTATTTTGGAAATGGTAGTTGGAGAGTATATACAGCAAGCTATACTTTTTCCCAAGATACTTGGTATCATGTTGGAGTAACAGTAAACTCCAGTGGCAATATTATATTCTATGTGAATGGGAAGGATATCGGCTCGTCTTCAACTTCATACACGCCTGTTCCAGCAAGCAACCCTCTGGGGGTTGGTAGTTACCGTGGTGATGCAGCAGCCGAGGCATTCAACGGCACAATCGACGAAGTCGGAATTTACGAAGAAGCCCTATCTTCAGCCCAGATTAAAAAACTCTATGTAGAGGGGCTGGAAAGGCATAAATTAGCTGAGAAATAAAAAAACAGAGAACGGGTCCCTGTTAAAGGTCTCTGTTAAACCCTTGGGTTATGAAGAAATTTATTTTTATTATTATTATTTTATGTATAGCGCTGGGGGCAGCTGGGTTTTGGTATTGGCAGAGAAATCCTTACTCAAAAGAAATTTTGAAATTAGAAATTTTAGGTCCTGGAGAGGCAGCA from Patescibacteria group bacterium encodes the following:
- a CDS encoding prepilin-type N-terminal cleavage/methylation domain-containing protein, encoding MKQRSFTLIEVLVVVAIIGFLASITLVSIKEARERARVAVGLNFAAQVHHALGAYAVGIWDFNEGSDGTAKDTSGNGNDGTIVGASWTGDTPSGKGYALEFNGSTDYVNCGNDPSIDITHPITISAWVYPKGFGAYNTIVGKRDNSAATNYALRINNNTVLSYYFGNGSWRVYTASYTFSQDTWYHVGVTVNSSGNIIFYVNGKDIGSSSTSYTPVPASNPLGVGSYRGDAAAEAFNGTIDEVGIYEEALSSAQIKKLYVEGLERHKLAEK
- the recO gene encoding DNA repair protein RecO — its product is MAVHYRTQGFVLKKTDLREADQVFSIYTQDFGKLEILGKAIRKIKSKLRLGAELFYLSETEFIQGKTYKTLTDAIVIDKFKNIRSDLERLKIAYQIAETADNLISGQEKDEKIWNLLNEVFDKLENYELRIKNYGLIYLYFIWNLLSILGYQIDLYNCAVCQKKLVPQKLYFNPEEGGTIDLECFKKIEKGEEVSPELVKILRLLLKKDWNILSRLKIQDLHKKELENISENYISFYKQGA